The Magnetococcus marinus MC-1 genome contains the following window.
CGGTATAGAGCAGAGCGCGTTTGCCCTTTAATTTTTCCCGCCAAGGCTTCAGCGCAATGTCAATGCGTGCCTCTTCACGGGCAATCAGGGCCTCGGTGCGTTGGCTTAGATCGTCATCGTTGATGAGTTGGGCAAAACTGCGTAGGGCGTGGGACATATCCCGCACGCCGTAAAAGCTCCCCTCAAACCAGGGAATCTGGTAACGCTCTTCCAGCTTACGCGCCATGTTAATCAGGGCTTTGGAACAGACCAGCATGTTGGCCTCGCCCCGATGCATCACCTGCACCTCGCGGAAACGGGTATCCCCAGAAACGGTGGAGAGCACCCGCAACCCCAGCTCATCCAGCAGGGGGTGAACATGCCAAAACTCACCGGCGATATTGAACTCGCCAATCAAATTGACATTGTGCACCGTCATGCCTGCACGCTGGGCTTGGACCGGGATGGGGGTGGGTTCGGCGGTGCCGATCACATATTTAAGCAGCGCTTCACCAGCAATGCGGTTGCCCAGGTTTTTGGTGCCGTAAAAACCCGCAGAATCCACCGGCACCACCGGTACGCCATATTTGTTTTGGGCCGCTGCGCAGATCGCTTCCAGATCATCCCCAATCAGGGCAGGGATGCAGGTTTGATAGACAAACACCGCCGCAGGGTTGTAGCGGGTAATGGCCTGCTTAATACCGTGCAGCAAGCGCTTTTCGCCACGCCCCATGATGATGTCTTGTTCGGTAAGATCGGTGGTCATGCCCAGCCGAAACAGCGCCGGACCGGTGGTGCGAGAGCCCCGACCATCCCAAGAGCTGCCGGCACAGGCAATGGAGCCGTGCACAATGTGGGCAACATCGGCGATGGGAAAAAGGGCAATCATGCTGCCGTCGAAACTACAGCCACCCGCCGTGGCGCCGGGTTTGGGTTTGGCACAGCCTGATTTGGATTTATCGTTATGTTCACAGGCTGGCTCGTTGAGCAGCTCTGCGATCTCTGCCTGTTTCATGTACACTCCTCCACGCCAACGCTGTTATGTGGCGTGTCCATGGTTACTTCCCTCACTATGCTCTATATCAAGGGGAGTGCCAGTTTTAACGCATTGAAATTAAATATAACATTCTGTTTGTATGTTGTCGTATCCGTGCCAAAAAGGGTGGTTTTGTAGGCTTTGCGACAATCCCGCTTAGGAGGGATAGCGGGGCAGTGTGGTAGCCATCAAAAGGCTGGCAGCAAGCGCCAATAGGCGATGGTTAGCGGTATACAAATGCGGCAAGTTGCCTGTTTTTTTGGTTGACATGGAAATGATAATCACTATTATTCAACTTCAATTTGATGGCAGAGTTCATCTGGTTTAAAAACTGCAAGGCCCCTTATGGATTTTTGGAATAGATCTTAAAAATCCATAATTTAAAGAGCTTTAATCGGCAAAACATGCCTTATTCAGATGCTTTGTCGGGTAAAATGGGTGAATTTTTTTGCCGCGATGCCCCTTGGGTGTGGTGGCGTGATGCAACAGAGATGGAGATTGCATTGTGTTACAGCTAAAAACGAAAACTCTGCTTGGTCTTGCTGCCTTGGCGGGTGGCTTTTCTGTGTCGCTGGCTGCGGCCCAACCCATGCCCAGCGCGGAACAGATGTGGGCGATTATTCAACAGCAACAACAACAGATTCAGGCCCTGCAACAGCAGTTGGGACAAACCAACCAGCAGGTTGCCCAAGTAGAAAAGGTGGCTGAAGAGGTTAAATCTAGCCGAGGTGCTGGTTCCCACTGGTCCGATAAAGTGACCGTAAGTGGTTTGATTGAGGGTACGGTCTCCTCAACCCAAAATAAGGCAGGCAATATGGCGGCCTTGGCCAACGGTAGCGACATCAATTTGAAAAAGGCGGAGCTTTCCATTGATGGGCAGGTCAACCCCTGGGTGTCGGCCAATGTGACGCTGCTGTATGAAAATGATACCAACCCGCTCAATGTGGATGCCGCGACCATTACGGTGGGCAATCGTGAAAAATTTCCGGTCAGTGTGACCGTGGGGGCAATGGCACTGCCCTTTGGGGTGTTTGAGTCCAATATGGTCAGCGATCCCATCACCAAAGAGATGGCGGAGATTAAAGATAGCGCGGTGGTGGTGAGCTATGCTTTGAAAGGGTTTACCGCCGATGTTTACGCCTTTAACGGGGGTTCGCAAAAAACTGGTAAAAACAATAGCATTGACCAGTTTGGTGGGGATATTGGTTACGAGGGCGAGTTTGAGGGTGTAACCGCTGCTGTGGCTTTGCGCTACGTCAACAGTGTCGAGAACGCCACCGGCCTGTACGACGATCTAAGCACCCCAACCGATATGGCTGGTTACACCTCGGCCTGGGGGGCTAATGGTAAGCTTAGCATGGGTGGTTTGACCTTGATCGGTGAATATATTGGCCTGACCGACCATATTCAGCAGACCACCGCTGGCGACCGCAACGGCGGTAAAAAAGCTTCGGCTTGGCAAACCGAACTGGCCTACAGCTTTCCCGCTTTGGGGCAAGAGGCCATGGTGGCGGTGGCCTACAACGGCTCCGATGGTGCCCAGGTGGTGGATATGATGCGTAGCCGCTACATGGCGCTGGCCGGGATTAGCGTCTATGAAAATGCCAATCTTAATCTTGAGTGGAAACGCGATGTGGATTATAGCGTCGCCGATGGCGGTAGCGGCAACGATGCGGACTCCCTGACCTTGCGCTTGGCGGTGACGTTCTAAGCCAACCAGCCCGCAAAGGGCGCGGCAAGGCCCGCGAAACATAAAAAGGGGGGGGAAATCTGAAAAGATTCCCCCCCCTTTTTTTTCTAAGTGCCATCCAGGTTGACCCTATTCAAACCTCTTAGCAGCACTGGTACTCCAACTCGTCCATCATCGCCTCTCCTGCTTGGTCCTGTTGCGCCGCGAAGAGGTCAAAAATATAATAACTGTTGGAGCAGATGAGCTTTAAAGCATCGGCCTGCCCCGGCTGAGGCTGCTTGGCAATGGCGGCTTTTTGTAAAAAAAGTTGCCAAAACGGCTCCAATGTATCCTCTGCTTGCAAAAGCTGCTCAAGGTGTGTCAGCAACTTGAGCGCCATGGCATCACAGGGGATATGGGCAAAACTCTGGTAGCGATCAGGTCGTGCTGCTGGAGTATTCATACGCTCATTACGCCTGTTGTTGGGTCACACTCCCCGCCATCACCTTCGCCAACCAAGGTGGGGGGTTGTTGGTGAGGGTCTGTTGCAGATCGGCCAACAGCGCTTCACTCGATCCACCTTCGGCAAATTTCATGGGATGCATGCCCGCCCGGACCACCTTGGCGGCGGCAGGACCCCCAATGCTCACCACAAAGACCAGATCACAATCATTGATCAAGGCAACCCGTGGGTCACTCTTGTAAGCAGGATCATCGGTGATCTTTTCGGCGATTAAATGTAGGGTTGAACGGCTCTCCACCAGGGTGACGGCACCGGGGGAGACGTCGTAAATTTCAAACGCCTTACATCCGCCAAAGTGGCCATCGGTCTGCCCCGGTGTAGAACTGGCACAAGCCACCCGTACCGCGTTGGGTTCGCGAGGGATCTTGGCGTCCTGAGCGCTCAGGGTCTCCACAATCTGTGGATCCAAACCCTCCACCAAAATTTTGTGGGCAGCTTGAACCTGTGCTGGATCCGCAGAATCACCAAGGGCTTGGCTCAAGTCGGCCAAACGAAGCTGGGAAAATTTTAAGGGGGTGAAGGGCAGCTCCACCAACTCTTGCAAAATGGCAACCAGCGCCTTGGGCTCCAAGCCGGTAATCTGCTTGGCAGCAACACCCATACGCAGGGCAAGTTCGGTATTCTTGGCCATGGCGAAAGCTCCTGTGGGGGATGGGGGCCACCCCTCCAGGTAAAGGGGGGAGGGGAAAAGGGGGAGGGCAAATTGCCTTCCCCCCATTATCTCAAAAGGTCATTACGCTTTATTGGCGCGGAGCTCAATGGGCAGCGTGGGGGCCGGTTCCATGGGCTCAATAAAGAGCTCGGTATCTTCACCATCATCAATGGTGAAGGTACCACCCCACTTTTCCGGTGTATCAAACTCAATGGAGAGCACCTTGGCCTCCAGGTCTTTTTTGGGGATGTAGCAGGTCAAAACACCTTCACCATCCTTACGCATCATCACCTTGGGCATGGAGCTGCTCCAGTCAACTGTATACATGGGAGGGATGCGGCCCCGGTCAAAGACCGGGGCGCACATGGGACATGGTGCAAAAAATTAGCGCACCAAGTCATAGTTGTAGTCGGTTTCGCCATAACCGGTGGTCTTGGAATCCAGATCCTCCAGTACTGCGTTCACCAGGGTAGTGAGGATGTACATCGCCCCTTCATAACCCAAAGTGGTCATGCGGTGCAGGTGGTGACGGTCGAAGATGGGGAAGCCCAAACGGATCAGCTTCACCTCATGCTCCAGCCCTTTGTGCTTGGTATCGCGCTGGATAAACTTACCGTAGCTGTTACCAATCATAAAGTCAGGCTTACGATCAAATACTAACGAGCGGAAGTGCCACAGGTCGGTGCCCACGTGTACTTCGGTCTCTTGACCGTAAGGGGAGCTCTTGAGAATCTTGCTCATGGCTTTGCCCCAACGCTTGTTGGCGTTGTTGCTCATGACGTGCACAGGTTCAGCACCCAGCTCCAACAAGAAGTTGGTCAGACCCATAACAAAGTCAGGATCGCCGTAGAGGCTGAAGCGCTTACCATGCAACCAGGAGTGCGAGTCGGTCATCATGTCAACCAAACGTCCACGCTCAAGCTCGATGGAGGCTGGGATTGGCTTGCCGCTGAGCTGACTGACCTTCATCAGGTACTCATCGGTCCACTTAAGCCCCATGGGCGGGTTGATCTCACTGATGGGCTGCTGCCAGGTATCTTTTAGATACTTCTTGGTCTTGGTCAAGCTCCAGGGTTGCAGCAACAGGGTATCAATGGCGTTGGGGGTGTCTTTGACATCCTCAAGCTCGGTACCACCAACATACATGCGGTACTCACCATCCGCAGGGGTATCCAACACTTCAGAAGGATCGGAGAGCAGAGTGTAGGGTACATCCATCTCTTCCATGTAGCGCTTGAGAATGCGGTAGTTACCCAAGTAGGTTTCAAAACCAGGCACCAGATTAATCTTGCCGTTGGAACCGACCACAGCGCTCTCATGCTTATCCAGCGTGAAGTAGCGGATAATGCCTTCCAACATGCCATCCCAACCGGTGGTGTGGGAGCCGACAAAGCTGGGGGTGTGGGCGGAAGGAACAGGCAGATCCTGAGGAACATGCCCTTTTACCTTGGCGTTGGTGATAAAAGAGTGCAGGTCATCACCGATGACTTCGGCCATACAGGTGGTGGAGACCGCAATCATCTCAGGCTTGTAGAGGGCCAGGGCGTTCTTCAGGCCGGCATCCATATTCTTGTGACCACCAAACACCGCAGCATCTTCCGTCATGGAGTCGGAGACACAGGCGACTGGCTCTTTGAAGTGACGGTTGAAATAGGTGCGGAAGTAAGCCACGCAGCCTTGGGAACCGTGCACGTAGGGCAGGGTGCCCTTAAAACCCAGCGAGCAAAGCACAGCGCCCAGGGGCTGACACGCTTTGGCGGGGTTAATGGTGACCGCTTCACGTTGGAAGTTCAGCTCTTTGTACTCAGCGCTGGTGGTCCACTGGAAGGTCTCTTCCAGTTTCTCCATGCTCTCACGCTCTTCATATTTATCCTGCTTGTTCTTCATGTTTTCCCGGTATTCCGGTTCACCGAAGAGCGGAAAGCAGGGCTTGATATCGTCGACGCTATTGTTAGCCATGTCAAACCTCACTTCCTGAGCCACTAATCCGTGGACATCAGGTAAGATACAGGGTTTACGATTGTCTATCACCAGCGGGGGCTGTGGGGTGCCCGGCACGCGTGGGATAATCACCGTTCAAAAGCAGCCGCCGCACCTGCGACTGGCTGGGTTCTTTATTACTTCCAGGGCGCCTTAAAGGAGTCCCAGCAAGGGTTGTTGATGGTCATGTCCATATCGCGGGCGAAAATGGCAAAACCGTCATACCCATGGTAGGGGCCTGAGTAGTCCCAGGAGTGCATCTGACGGAAGGGAATACCCATCTTCTGGAAGATGTATTTTTCTTTGATGCCAGAACCAACCAGATCGGGCTGTACCTTCTCCACAAACTTTTCAAACTCGTAACCGGTGACGTCATCATAGATCAGGGTGGAGTCACCCATCTCTTTGATGGTGCGGTCATAGTCGTCGTTGTGGCCAAATTCGTAGCCGGTACCAACCACTTCCATGCCCAGATCTTCGTAAGCACCGATCACGTGACGGGGACGCAGACCGCCCACATACAACATCACTTTTTTGCCTTCCAGACGGGGACGGTACTTACCAATGATGCCCTCCATGATGGGGGTATATTTGGCAATAACCTTCTCAGCGCCCTCTTTGATCTTGTCGTCGAACTGCTCAGCAATCTTGCGTAGGGACTCAGCAATCTTGGTGGGACCAAAGAAATTATACTCCATCCAGGGAATACCATACTTGGCTTCCATGTGACGGGAGATGTAGTTCATGGAACGGTAGCAGTGGATCAGGTTCAGCTTAACGGCAGGGGTGTTCTCCATCTCCGCCAGGGTGCCGTCGCCAGACCACTGAGCAACCACGTTCAGACCCATCTCTTCCAACAAAATACGCGAGGCCCAAGCGTCACCACCGATGTTATAGTCGCCGATGACGGCCACATCGTAAGGCCCGGTTTCACGCATTTTGTCTTTACGGTTCTCCAGCACCCAGTCACGGATTGCGTCGTTGGCAATGTGGTGACCCAAGGACTGAGAAACCCCACGGAAACCTTCGCAACGTACAGGGATAACAGGCTTGTTGATGGCCGCCGAGGTCTTGCGGGCCACCGCTTCAATGTCGTCACCGATCAGACCAATGGGGCACTCGGACTGGACGGACATACCCTTCATCAGGGGGAACAGCGCTTCGCACTCGTGAACGATCTTCTCCAGCTTTTTGTCGCCACCGAACACGACGTCACGCTCTTGGAAGTCCGAGGTGAAGTTCATGGTGCCGAAGGCATTGACGCCGGTGTAACCCACATAGTAGTTACGACGACCCGCGCGGGAGTATTGACCACAACCCACAGGACCGTGGGAGATGTGGATCATATCTTTGATGGGACCCCATACCACACCCTTGGAACCCGCATAGGCGCAACCACGGATGGTCATGACACCAGGCAAGGATTTACGGTTGGAGGTGATGCACTTTTTAGACTGGGTGATGCTGGGATCATTTACTGTCAGGTGCTTGAGGCGATCTTTTTTAGACTCCTCAGGGTAGACTTCCAGCACCTCTTCGATGAGGCTTTGTGCCTCTTCGCGAGTCAGTACGGACATGGGCGTTCTCCATGGAATTTTGAATAGGGTGGGCGGCACCCCTGGCTACCAACAAGGTGCCGCCCCTTGGCCAATAGGCCAAAACGTGCTTAGGCAGTGGCGGCAGCGGCTTCTTCTTCAGCCGTCTTACCGACGATGGTTTCGTCCTCTTCTTCCATCATGCCGTACTTCATGAGCAGATCTTCCAACTCATCCATGGTCAAGGGCGTGGGCACAACAAAGTTTTTGTTGTTGTAGATCTTGTTGGAGAGGGTGCGATACTCGTCGGCTTGCTTGGACTTGGGATCATACTCGATCACAGTCATACGACGGATCTCAGCGCGTTGCACCACGTTGTCGCGGGGCACGAAGTGGATCATCTGGGTGCCAAGGGCAGCGGCCAGCGCTTCGATCAGCTCGTCTTCACGGTCCACGTTACGGGAGTTGCAGATCAGACCAGCCAGACGCACGTTGCCGGAGCTTGCATACTTCACAATACCTTTGGCGATGTTGTTGGCGGCGTACATGGCCATCATCTCGCCGGAGACCACAATGTAGATCTCTTGAGCTTTGTTTTGACGAATGGGCATGGCGAAACCACCGCACACCACGTCACCCAACACATCATAGAACACAAAGTCCAGATCTTCTTCGTAAGCGCCTTCTTCTTCCAGGAAGTTGATGGCGGTGATAACACCACGGCCTGCACAACCCACACCAGGCTCAGGACCGCCGGACTCAACACACTTGATGCCGCCAAAACCAGCCTTCAGCACATCTTCCAATTCCAGGTCTTCCACAGAACCCGCTTGAGCAGCCATTTCCATGATGGTATTTTGCGCTTTGGCGTGCAGAATAAGGCGGGTGGAGTCCGCTTTGGGGTCACAGCCAACGATCATGATTTTGTTACCAGCTTCGGCCAGACCCGCAACGAGGTTCTGGGTAGTGGTGGATTTGCCGATACCACCTTTGCCGTAAATTGCGCATTGACGCAGTGCCATGATTAAGTCTCCTAGTAGAGGAATAGATTACTATGTTTGATTCAGCAGCAGACATCCTGTTGTGGTGGATCTTATTGTCTGGCTGCGTTGCCTTCTGGCTCTCTATACCTCAAGCGCCGTGCCAAACTTGAAAAAGTTATGTAAGGCCAAGAATAATAAATAAAAAATAACCTGATCATGCGGTGCAGAGGAGGGTTTCAAATGCGACAAACCAAGCTGGATTGTAAGGTTCTGGACAATTGGGAGGGATTGGAGATTGAACTCCCCAGTCATGTGCAGCAGCGCTTTAACCGTTGCAACCTGACGGCTGATATTTTGGGCTCATTAGCCTACCAAAAACACCCGGTACCTTTACAGATTGTGGGTACCGCAGACCTGCATCATCGGCTGTTCAAACATTTGGATACCATTAAAAAGAAACGGTTAAGGGCTGAATATTTTCAAGACTATATGACGGTCCATTTTACCCTGGAAGCACCAGAAGAGGCCGGTTATACCCCAGGCAGTCGCTACCAACGCATTAAGACCGACTATCGGCGTATTCTGCGGGGCTGGCTGTTTAATCCCGATGGACGTGAAGCGGCGGTGATCAAGGGTTGGGTGCTCTCCCGCTTTGGGTTGTTACCCCGCTGGCACGATGGCGTGTTAGACGATTGTCACAGCCCGGCCTATCAGAAATATCTACAGATGCAGGCCAACGGGCTCTACAACACCAATGCCCTAGAGTCGCAGCTAGATATGGTCTATGCCTATTGCCAGTACGAGTTGAAAAAGCGCTTTCCTGGTCAGATACACTGGATGCTCTACCGTGGTGTAAATACCGTAGATCAATATGAAATTTTGGCCAAAGGACCTAAGGGTAGGCATGTGGTGCTGCTCAATAACCTAAACTCGTTTACCGAAGATCGCGACCGGGCCGATGAGTTTGGGGACTATATTATGGAGATGGAGATCCCTTTCTATAAGGTATTTTGCTACAACGCTCTGTTCCCTGGCCTGCTTAAAGGGGAAGAAGAGGTGATGGTGGTGGGCGGGCTCTACGATGTACGCATCTGTACGGTTTAAAGAACAGGGGCTGGCTGCTCCCCCAGGGTCGGTTTGTAGGCTGTTGTCGGGATTGTCGGATTTGTCTTAAACCGTGCAATGTGACATTTTTTTAATCACTGCACGACAATACATGCAATTTTAATGAGCATGTCGCAAGCTGGACAAAATACGACAAAACATGTAAGTGTAGGAAATATTGATACAAAAAACATGGCATGATTCCTGATATCTTGTGATGTAGAGGCTTGTGGCATTCTTGACATAGATCACATGCTCTAAAAAGAGGCCACGCGTCAATAGGGCCCGGATGTCACCTTTCGTACAAATGTAGGTAAGGTGTCACTTCACACCGCGGTGTGTCATCGCTCTTGCTGGGAGTCACAAACATGAGTGCAGATCTCTACAGTCCTTTCCGTGCCAACCCCAGTGCCATCATGCAACTGACGCGTTCAGCGTTGATTGCTTCTCAGTTAGAGGCACTTTACCAAGTGGGGCGTATTTTGGCTGAAGAGGGCAACCTAACCGCTGTGTTGGATGGCGTGTTGGAGGCCGTGGAGAAAATGGGTGGGATGAGCAAAAGCATCATCACCCTGTCGGACCCGGAAACGGGCCGTCTATTGGTACGCGCAGTACACGACAGCAATGAGGGGTTTGCCCCCCTGGGTGGGGACGATATCGTCTACCGTCCCGGCGAAGGGGTGATGGGCTCCATCATGCAGAACGGCAATACCTTTATTTGCGAACTGCCTGCCAATGAGCAGCGCTTTCTGCATCGTTTGGGATTGCTGGACCCTACGTTGCCTTTTATTGGTGTGCCCCTGTTTTTGGACGCCAAACCCATTGGTGTTTTGGCGGCCCAGCCTGTGTTCGGCAACCGTGCCTTTTTGCGGGAACAGGCGCACTTTTTGGAGATGGTGGCCAATTTGGTATCGCAAAAAGTGCGTTCCAACCAGCGTTATGAGCAGTTGCAAGCCCTGTTAAGCAGCCAGGCTGTGGGGCGCTCAACCACCGCAATGAGCACGGCGATCCGTATTGAGAACGAGCGCTCTGGCATGCAGCCGGTGTTGTTGGGCAAAGCGGCCTCCATGAAACAGGTTGTGAACATGGCCCTTAAAGCGGCTCAATTTGATAGCACCGTGTTGGTGCTAGGGGAGTCGGGTACAGGTAAAGAGTTGGTGGCCAATACGGTACACTATAATAGTGCTCGGGCCAGTCGGCCCTTTGTTAAAGTCAACTGTGCTTCGTTATCGGATAACTTGCTAGAGTCTGAACTGTTTGGCCATGAAAAAGGGGCATTTACCGGTGCCATTGCAACCCGTAAAGGGCGTTTTGAAATGGCCGATGGCGGCACCCTGTTTCTGGATGAGATTGGTGAAATTTCCCCCTCGTTCCAAGCCAAGTTGCTGCGGGTGTTGCAAGAGGGTGAGTTTGAACGGGTAGGGGGTGCGCGCACCATCAAGGTCAATGTGCGGGTGGTAGCGGCCACCAACCGTGACCTCAGCGCCGAGGTGCAAAAGGGTAACTTCCGCGCGGACCTCTTCTACCGTCTGCATGTGCTGCCCATTGAGATACCTGCCCTGCGGGAGCGTATGGAAGATTTGCCCTTGCTGACCGAAGCGCTGCTAGAGCGCATCTCCACCAAGCAGCACCGCCCCTTGAGCATCACCAAAGAGGCTCTGCGCCGTTTGATGATGTATGAGTGGGCCGGTAATGTGCGCGAACTGGAAAATTGCCTGGAGCGTGCCGCCGTGCTGAGTGATGAGGGGCACATTGACGCCTCGCACATTATCTTCTCTAGCGGGGCCAATCGGGAGCCGATGCCTGCATTGACCAACCACCGTATCCACAATGCCAGCAGTTGCGCCCTGCCCAGCAGTGCCGATTTAAGCGATCCTACCTTGGAGGAGCGTGAGCGGGTGATGGGGGCCTTGGAGCAGTCAGGCTGGGTGCAGGCAAAAGCGGCCCGTCTCTTGGGCATGACCCCCCGTCAGGTGGCCTACCGCATTAAGATACTGAACATCCCCATGCGCACATTATAACGCTCACACGCGATTGGGTTGGGTTAAAACACAGGCGGTCCTTCGGGGCCGCCTGTTTGCGTCTGTAGGGCGTATTTAGGTGAGGTTTTGGCTGGGTTGCTGTGGCATACTGGGGCGCGTTTATTGAGGGGGGTTGTCCAACTTTATAAGCAAAGGGCGTATAAAGGAGCGTTGGGCGATTGGGGTTTGTGGTGTATTGGAGATGCTACAATCCCCCTGGGGCGCGTGCCGTTCAGTCATCCATGTCTAGAGGAGGGTGTCGTGCAGGATACCAAAAAGAAAAAGCCGCTAACTTTTCCCATTCGCGTAACCATGATGAGCCTGTTGTTGGCCATTACGCTGGGACTATCGGGTTGGTTAACCTGGTTTAACTACAGTAGGAGTTCTCAGCAAGCCTTGGATACGGCGGAGAATATCATTACCAAAAACAACGATATTATTTTTGGTCAATATCGCCAAATTATGGATCCGGCTTATGTGTTGGCCGAGGCCATGACCGGCAGCGCCGAACTGATGGATGGGGCTCCGCGCACACTGGAGCACCCGGCCACGCGCACCTTGCTCAAGACGTTGGATGCCTATCCCCGTTT
Protein-coding sequences here:
- the nifD gene encoding nitrogenase molybdenum-iron protein alpha chain; the encoded protein is MSVLTREEAQSLIEEVLEVYPEESKKDRLKHLTVNDPSITQSKKCITSNRKSLPGVMTIRGCAYAGSKGVVWGPIKDMIHISHGPVGCGQYSRAGRRNYYVGYTGVNAFGTMNFTSDFQERDVVFGGDKKLEKIVHECEALFPLMKGMSVQSECPIGLIGDDIEAVARKTSAAINKPVIPVRCEGFRGVSQSLGHHIANDAIRDWVLENRKDKMRETGPYDVAVIGDYNIGGDAWASRILLEEMGLNVVAQWSGDGTLAEMENTPAVKLNLIHCYRSMNYISRHMEAKYGIPWMEYNFFGPTKIAESLRKIAEQFDDKIKEGAEKVIAKYTPIMEGIIGKYRPRLEGKKVMLYVGGLRPRHVIGAYEDLGMEVVGTGYEFGHNDDYDRTIKEMGDSTLIYDDVTGYEFEKFVEKVQPDLVGSGIKEKYIFQKMGIPFRQMHSWDYSGPYHGYDGFAIFARDMDMTINNPCWDSFKAPWK
- a CDS encoding LbtU family siderophore porin; this encodes MLQLKTKTLLGLAALAGGFSVSLAAAQPMPSAEQMWAIIQQQQQQIQALQQQLGQTNQQVAQVEKVAEEVKSSRGAGSHWSDKVTVSGLIEGTVSSTQNKAGNMAALANGSDINLKKAELSIDGQVNPWVSANVTLLYENDTNPLNVDAATITVGNREKFPVSVTVGAMALPFGVFESNMVSDPITKEMAEIKDSAVVVSYALKGFTADVYAFNGGSQKTGKNNSIDQFGGDIGYEGEFEGVTAAVALRYVNSVENATGLYDDLSTPTDMAGYTSAWGANGKLSMGGLTLIGEYIGLTDHIQQTTAGDRNGGKKASAWQTELAYSFPALGQEAMVAVAYNGSDGAQVVDMMRSRYMALAGISVYENANLNLEWKRDVDYSVADGGSGNDADSLTLRLAVTF
- a CDS encoding NifB/NifX family molybdenum-iron cluster-binding protein; protein product: MAKNTELALRMGVAAKQITGLEPKALVAILQELVELPFTPLKFSQLRLADLSQALGDSADPAQVQAAHKILVEGLDPQIVETLSAQDAKIPREPNAVRVACASSTPGQTDGHFGGCKAFEIYDVSPGAVTLVESRSTLHLIAEKITDDPAYKSDPRVALINDCDLVFVVSIGGPAAAKVVRAGMHPMKFAEGGSSEALLADLQQTLTNNPPPWLAKVMAGSVTQQQA
- the nifH gene encoding nitrogenase iron protein, whose product is MALRQCAIYGKGGIGKSTTTQNLVAGLAEAGNKIMIVGCDPKADSTRLILHAKAQNTIMEMAAQAGSVEDLELEDVLKAGFGGIKCVESGGPEPGVGCAGRGVITAINFLEEEGAYEEDLDFVFYDVLGDVVCGGFAMPIRQNKAQEIYIVVSGEMMAMYAANNIAKGIVKYASSGNVRLAGLICNSRNVDREDELIEALAAALGTQMIHFVPRDNVVQRAEIRRMTVIEYDPKSKQADEYRTLSNKIYNNKNFVVPTPLTMDELEDLLMKYGMMEEEDETIVGKTAEEEAAAATA
- the nifK gene encoding nitrogenase molybdenum-iron protein subunit beta, which encodes MANNSVDDIKPCFPLFGEPEYRENMKNKQDKYEERESMEKLEETFQWTTSAEYKELNFQREAVTINPAKACQPLGAVLCSLGFKGTLPYVHGSQGCVAYFRTYFNRHFKEPVACVSDSMTEDAAVFGGHKNMDAGLKNALALYKPEMIAVSTTCMAEVIGDDLHSFITNAKVKGHVPQDLPVPSAHTPSFVGSHTTGWDGMLEGIIRYFTLDKHESAVVGSNGKINLVPGFETYLGNYRILKRYMEEMDVPYTLLSDPSEVLDTPADGEYRMYVGGTELEDVKDTPNAIDTLLLQPWSLTKTKKYLKDTWQQPISEINPPMGLKWTDEYLMKVSQLSGKPIPASIELERGRLVDMMTDSHSWLHGKRFSLYGDPDFVMGLTNFLLELGAEPVHVMSNNANKRWGKAMSKILKSSPYGQETEVHVGTDLWHFRSLVFDRKPDFMIGNSYGKFIQRDTKHKGLEHEVKLIRLGFPIFDRHHLHRMTTLGYEGAMYILTTLVNAVLEDLDSKTTGYGETDYNYDLVR
- the nifE gene encoding nitrogenase iron-molybdenum cofactor biosynthesis protein NifE, yielding MKQAEIAELLNEPACEHNDKSKSGCAKPKPGATAGGCSFDGSMIALFPIADVAHIVHGSIACAGSSWDGRGSRTTGPALFRLGMTTDLTEQDIIMGRGEKRLLHGIKQAITRYNPAAVFVYQTCIPALIGDDLEAICAAAQNKYGVPVVPVDSAGFYGTKNLGNRIAGEALLKYVIGTAEPTPIPVQAQRAGMTVHNVNLIGEFNIAGEFWHVHPLLDELGLRVLSTVSGDTRFREVQVMHRGEANMLVCSKALINMARKLEERYQIPWFEGSFYGVRDMSHALRSFAQLINDDDLSQRTEALIAREEARIDIALKPWREKLKGKRALLYTGGVKSWSVVSALQDLGMQVVATGTRKSTEQDKARIKELMGEEAIMLDEGKPRLLLDTMAQQKADVLIAGGRNMYTALKGRVPFLDINQEREYAYAGYEGMIELARQLTITMESPIWSHVKSSAPWEVTHG
- the cowN gene encoding N(2)-fixation sustaining protein CowN — its product is MNTPAARPDRYQSFAHIPCDAMALKLLTHLEQLLQAEDTLEPFWQLFLQKAAIAKQPQPGQADALKLICSNSYYIFDLFAAQQDQAGEAMMDELEYQCC
- the nifT gene encoding putative nitrogen fixation protein NifT, which produces MPKVMMRKDGEGVLTCYIPKKDLEAKVLSIEFDTPEKWGGTFTIDDGEDTELFIEPMEPAPTLPIELRANKA
- a CDS encoding NAD(+)--dinitrogen-reductase ADP-D-ribosyltransferase codes for the protein MRQTKLDCKVLDNWEGLEIELPSHVQQRFNRCNLTADILGSLAYQKHPVPLQIVGTADLHHRLFKHLDTIKKKRLRAEYFQDYMTVHFTLEAPEEAGYTPGSRYQRIKTDYRRILRGWLFNPDGREAAVIKGWVLSRFGLLPRWHDGVLDDCHSPAYQKYLQMQANGLYNTNALESQLDMVYAYCQYELKKRFPGQIHWMLYRGVNTVDQYEILAKGPKGRHVVLLNNLNSFTEDRDRADEFGDYIMEMEIPFYKVFCYNALFPGLLKGEEEVMVVGGLYDVRICTV